From the Bacillota bacterium genome, the window AGATCCTGCTATATGGACATAACCTGAAGGAATGGAACCTTCAATGTGCAAGATCCTATATATCCTTGGTATCTCAGGACCCCTATTTGTTCCCGACTACCATCGCTGAGAATATAGCCTATGGAAGGCCGGGGGCGAGTCTGGAGGAAATAATCAAGGCAGCTCAGGCCGCAAATGCTCATGAGTTTATAGTTCAATTACCCGAAGGGTACAACACAATGGTGGGCGAGAGAGGAGCCAAACTCTCGGGGGGACAAAGACAGAGGATAGCGATAGCAAGAGCGATACTCAAGGATGCTCCAATACTGCTATTAGATGAACCTGGCTCTGCATTGGATGTTCGATCCGAGACCCTGGTGCAGGATGCGTTAAAACGCCTCATGAAAGGGCGTACTACCCTTGTTATAGCCCACAAACTCTCTACGATACTGGGAGCAGACCATGTGTTGGTATTGAACCATGGCAAAATAATGGAAAGAGGTACACATCAAGAACTCATAGAAAAAGGTGGGTTATATTGTGAACTATATCTCAAACAACTCATATTTCAAGATAATGTGAATTTACAGGCAGCAGAGGGGGAGGCGTAGAAGTGTTCAATAACTCGCGAGCTAGTGGGTTTATGCGTCTCATGTCCTTCATGAAACCGAGATGGTTAGCATATTCGGTCGGGTTGGTAGGTACCAGCCTTGCCCAAACAGCTATCTATGTACTGGCTGCCTTTATTTTAAAAACCTTCGTAGATGCGGCTATTCTGGCCGATCTACATAGATTGAAAAGAGCTGTTTTGACTATAACCCTGGAACTTATAATTGTTTGTGCTGTTGCTCCCATTGTAAACTATCTCCTAAATGCCTCGTTAAGACGTACTATAGGTGAAATAAGGGAGAGAGTATTTGACCATATTCAGGGCCTTCCGATGAGCTATTATGACACACATCATAGCGGTGAACTTGTCTCCATAGCAAACAATGACATCTACTTGATGGAGAGCGCGTATGCAAGCCAATTATTAGGCATCGTTCGATTCTTGGTAACCGGTTTAGCATGTGCAGTAATAATGCTAGATCTCAATGTCTGGATAGGTGCATTGGCAATTGCGCTCGGACTCATATCCACGTATATAAATACTTGTTTTGCTAGTCCGCTGCGCGAAATCAGCCAAAAGATACAATCATCCCTAGCTGTGTATACGGAAAGACTTTCAGATCTATTGGCCGGTAACCAAGTAATAAAGATGTTCAGAGCAGGGAATTGGATAATTGCACAATATAG encodes:
- a CDS encoding ATP-binding cassette domain-containing protein; its protein translation is ILLYGHNLKEWNLQCARSYISLVSQDPYLFPTTIAENIAYGRPGASLEEIIKAAQAANAHEFIVQLPEGYNTMVGERGAKLSGGQRQRIAIARAILKDAPILLLDEPGSALDVRSETLVQDALKRLMKGRTTLVIAHKLSTILGADHVLVLNHGKIMERGTHQELIEKGGLYCELYLKQLIFQDNVNLQAAEGEA